Within Anaerolineae bacterium, the genomic segment CTATTCCCTGGATGCCCTACTGGAAATCATCACGCAGGACCGCACCTTCTATCAATATTCCGGCGGCGGGGTTACGTTCGCCGGCGGGGAGGCCGCATCCCACTCAGGATTCCTGCGCCGGCTGGCCGGCGCCTGCAAAGAGCTGGCTATCCACACCGCCCTGGAAACCTGCCTCATCCACGAATGGTCCACGTACCAGGTACTGATGCCCTACATTGACCTCTGGATCGTGAACCTGCGGATAATGGAGACGCGCCTGCACAAAATCGGCACGGGCTATGGGGTGTGGGCCGTCCTGGAAAACGTGCGGATGCTGGCCTCTTCCCGGGCAAATATCTGGATCCGCACGCCCATTATCCCGGGGTGGACCGATTCGGAAAGCAATATTCGCGCCATGGCAGAGTTCCTGCGGGATTACGCCGGCGTCATCCACCGCTGGGAGCTGAACGCTTTTTCGGATAACCGGCGCCTGTACCCCACCCTCGGGCAGGTGTATGTCTCCGAAAGCCCGCCCGCTGTGCACCCGGACCGCCTGAACGCCCTGGCAGACCTGGCGCGTCGGGTTTGCGGGGGGCAGATTCCCGTCGTCACCTCCGGCCCCACATTGGTGGGATGACGTGCTGTCAGCGGCCGTTGGCCATGGGCGCCGGCAGTCCGGCCGCACCGCGCTTGCGCGCTTTCCAGTACGGCGAACGGCTCAACAGCCAGGCGCGGATCACGGGGCGGAACAGCCGGATGAAGTGCCGGCGCACCCCTAATGCCTTCCGCACATCCTCTACGTAATCGTCCAGTGTGCGGCGCTGATACCCCAGAAGGCGCTGGCTTTCCTCCGTGTCCACCCAATCCGTGGCGAACGGCTCGGTGCTGAAGGCCTCCGCCGGCAGGGTGCCGATGCCCAGCCCTTCCAAGATGCGCTCCACGATCTCGCGGTAATAATACTGACAGCGCCGGCCGCCCCCGATCAACAGCGTCTTGCCCCAGATCTCCTGGCTCTCGACCGCGTGGGCAAAGGCTTCCCCCACATCGCGCGTATGCACGAACTCCATGCGGTTGCTCAACGGCACATCGAACATGCCCGGGTCCAGGATCAGCGAAATCGGCATGGCCGCCGAAAGGCGCAGTATCGCCCACGTCAAGCCGGAGGCGCGGATCATCTCCTCGCACTCGAGCTTGTGCCGGGCGTAATGTTCCACCGGGTGTACCGGGTCAGTGACTTTGCGGGGCGGGGGCTGGTCCTGGGTCTTGCCGTACACATGGTACGAGGAGGCGAAGATCAGCCGCGGGGGCTGGTCCATGGACTGCATGGCGGTGAGGAGATTGCGGGTGCCGCCCACGTTGATTTCCCAGGCCCAATCGGGGCGTCGTTCGCACTCCACCCCCGTATGGGAGAGCTTGGGGATGATGAAGGCCAGATGAATCACCACATCTATCCCCGGCAGGGCGGATTGGATATCCGCCGGCCGGCGCAGGTCCCCCCAGTGAACCTCCAGCCGCTCGCCGGCCTTCCGCGCGAGCTGGCGCGCGATGCGCCGATTGGCCGGCGTGTGCAGGTCGAACGCACGCACCGTGTGGCCGTGCTCCAGCAGAGCGTCCAGCGTACTGCGTCCAATATTGCCGAACGCGCCTGTTACCAGCACCTTCATGAGACACCTCCCTCGGAACAACATACCGACTGGTCGGTATTATACCACAAGGGAATAGGCCTGTCAACCCGAGCGCGGTTTAACCTTTAATTTTGGGGAGAAGGCCTGGAAGGGGCCGCCGGCCGTTGCATCCTTATGTAAAACCTGCTATACTTTTATGTGCGGAGCAGTAGGAGGAGCGGGCGTTCGTCCGCGCGCTAGCAGAGGTAGCTATGGCTGACATCCGATCGAAATTCACCATCGTGGATGCCGGCGGAGGGGTGCGCGAGTTTGTCCTGCCGGTGGGCGCCACCTCTATCGGCCACGCCGAGGATAATGACCTCATCCTGCCGGGAGCGGGGATCGCGGCGCACCACGCACAGGTGCTGTGCGACCCGCGCGGCTGCCGGCTGGTTGACCTGGGAAGCACGTACGGCACCCGCATCAACGGACGGGAAATATCCCCCAACGTGGCGCGGCGGCTCCGCCCCGGGGATGTGATCGAAATCGGCGCCTACCGCCTGCATTACGAGGGGCCGGCCGCCGGCTACGAACGCAGTGGCCCCGCCGCTAACGGGTTGTCCCCAAAACCGGTACATTTGAAGGAGGGGCAAGCGATGAGCCCATCACGAAGGCAAACGATTCTGTTGTGGATCGTGGGCGTACTGGGAGTGCTGGTCGCGCTGGGCATCCTGGGCATCGCGGCCTGGCTGTTGGTGCTGAAACCCCAGCCGGCCG encodes:
- a CDS encoding glycyl-radical enzyme activating protein → MTDADERLSRAVVFRVQKFSTANGPGIRTVIFLKGCPLSCRWCPYPEGISYRPELLYYPDRCIGCHDCVEICPNAALSPVEEHIAINRHFCQACGTCVLSCPSGALEIAGHPYSLDALLEIITQDRTFYQYSGGGVTFAGGEAASHSGFLRRLAGACKELAIHTALETCLIHEWSTYQVLMPYIDLWIVNLRIMETRLHKIGTGYGVWAVLENVRMLASSRANIWIRTPIIPGWTDSESNIRAMAEFLRDYAGVIHRWELNAFSDNRRLYPTLGQVYVSESPPAVHPDRLNALADLARRVCGGQIPVVTSGPTLVG
- a CDS encoding NAD(P)-dependent oxidoreductase, which gives rise to MKVLVTGAFGNIGRSTLDALLEHGHTVRAFDLHTPANRRIARQLARKAGERLEVHWGDLRRPADIQSALPGIDVVIHLAFIIPKLSHTGVECERRPDWAWEINVGGTRNLLTAMQSMDQPPRLIFASSYHVYGKTQDQPPPRKVTDPVHPVEHYARHKLECEEMIRASGLTWAILRLSAAMPISLILDPGMFDVPLSNRMEFVHTRDVGEAFAHAVESQEIWGKTLLIGGGRRCQYYYREIVERILEGLGIGTLPAEAFSTEPFATDWVDTEESQRLLGYQRRTLDDYVEDVRKALGVRRHFIRLFRPVIRAWLLSRSPYWKARKRGAAGLPAPMANGR